A stretch of Paludisphaera borealis DNA encodes these proteins:
- a CDS encoding STAS domain-containing protein codes for MALNIRNDGDVTILSNFRQLMNDPRYVDSARDVDEQLDQGARKFVMELAGVHETGASFLGVLMTLTREIRRRGGEVVIARPSPQIAQFLVDMHMDDFWDVFRSVDEAQQFYGRHDVE; via the coding sequence ATGGCGCTGAACATCCGGAACGACGGCGACGTGACGATCCTCAGCAACTTCCGCCAGTTGATGAACGACCCGCGGTACGTCGACTCGGCGCGCGACGTCGACGAGCAGCTCGACCAGGGGGCTCGCAAGTTCGTCATGGAGCTGGCCGGCGTCCACGAGACCGGCGCGAGCTTCCTCGGCGTCTTGATGACGCTGACCCGCGAGATCCGCCGGCGCGGCGGCGAGGTCGTCATCGCGCGTCCCAGCCCGCAGATCGCCCAGTTCCTCGTCGACATGCACATGGACGATTTCTGGGACGTCTTCCGCTCAGTCGACGAGGCCCAGCAGTTCTACGGCCGTCACGACGTCGAGTGA
- a CDS encoding OmpP1/FadL family transporter gives MRALRSSLVAVLLGLSASSAATAQGIFAPSAGPINSAMAGASVAAPVDFGGSYWNPAILSGLKRPEALISTALAIPSIHLASELQANSIGGAFPPANRFGTARSDSGVSSGLAVGASFKLKEDSPLTLGLGIFGLVGGGVNFAGSYSTPVLGPRQPPNNFGLGPIYANMSILSVNPMASLQVTDKLAVAGGPVVTAGTISFSPAFFAAGPKDQYGVATFPAGTNGRPFWGGGFQFGLLYELSDDWNLGFSYKSPVWQERWAYNSFNPNLSPRRIGVQAQLPEVISWGVAYKGLPKTLIDVDLRYFDYANASLFGQKIADGGLDWRSVFAVATGVQYKATDRLSLMGGYLFNTNPVRSPQTLFNAQAPAIIQHMLSMGVSYRMTDDVAFSLAWQHGFRNAIEGPIGQVPGSSIRLDAQVDVIYAGLTIQYGGKKVATPQPAPAPPAPAAVANAGSDE, from the coding sequence ATGAGAGCTTTGCGTTCTTCGCTGGTCGCTGTCCTGCTCGGGCTGTCGGCGTCGTCGGCCGCCACGGCGCAGGGGATTTTCGCCCCGAGCGCCGGGCCGATCAACTCGGCGATGGCCGGCGCGTCGGTGGCGGCGCCGGTGGATTTCGGGGGGAGCTACTGGAACCCGGCGATCCTCAGCGGGTTGAAGCGGCCGGAAGCGCTGATCAGCACGGCCCTCGCCATTCCGAGCATCCATCTGGCCTCGGAGCTTCAGGCCAACTCGATCGGCGGCGCGTTCCCGCCGGCGAACCGGTTCGGCACGGCGCGGAGCGACAGCGGCGTGTCCTCGGGACTGGCGGTCGGCGCGTCGTTCAAGCTCAAGGAGGATTCGCCGCTCACGCTCGGCCTGGGGATCTTCGGCCTGGTGGGGGGCGGCGTGAACTTCGCGGGGAGTTACAGCACCCCGGTGCTGGGGCCTCGTCAGCCGCCCAACAATTTCGGCCTCGGGCCGATCTATGCGAATATGTCGATTCTGTCGGTCAATCCGATGGCCTCGCTCCAGGTCACCGACAAGCTGGCGGTGGCGGGGGGGCCGGTCGTCACGGCGGGGACGATCAGCTTCTCGCCGGCCTTCTTCGCGGCGGGGCCGAAGGACCAGTACGGCGTGGCCACGTTCCCGGCCGGAACCAACGGGCGGCCGTTCTGGGGGGGCGGGTTCCAATTCGGGCTCCTCTACGAGCTGAGCGACGACTGGAACCTCGGGTTCTCCTACAAGAGCCCCGTTTGGCAAGAGCGGTGGGCGTACAACAGCTTCAACCCGAACCTGTCGCCCCGGCGCATCGGCGTGCAGGCGCAGCTCCCCGAGGTGATTTCGTGGGGCGTGGCTTACAAGGGCCTGCCGAAGACCCTGATCGACGTCGACCTCCGCTACTTCGACTACGCGAACGCCAGCCTGTTCGGCCAGAAGATCGCCGACGGCGGCCTCGACTGGCGGAGCGTCTTCGCCGTCGCGACCGGCGTGCAGTACAAGGCGACCGATCGCCTGTCGTTGATGGGCGGCTACCTGTTCAACACCAACCCGGTGCGGTCGCCGCAGACGCTGTTCAACGCCCAGGCGCCGGCGATCATCCAGCACATGCTGTCGATGGGCGTCTCGTACCGGATGACCGACGACGTCGCGTTTTCGCTGGCCTGGCAGCACGGGTTCCGCAACGCGATCGAGGGGCCGATCGGCCAGGTCCCCGGCAGCAGCATCCGGCTCGACGCTCAGGTCGACGTCATCTACGCCGGCCTGACGATTCAGTACGGCGGCAAGAAGGTCGCGACGCCGCAGCCGGCCCCCGCCCCGCCTGCTCCGGCGGCCGTCGCGAACGCCGGAAGCGACGAATGA
- a CDS encoding phytase, producing the protein MMTPMRKSALTLAAAFAVFSPIQGFAEDVLAPRIVIETETVPHAGDAADDPAVWVHPDDPAQSLVLGTDKKGGVIAFDLAGKRIQEVSPDLRPNNIDVIYGFPMHGGAVDLAVAGTRAEGKQGVAIWRIDAANRRLAEIAPGPAFTVFGGTEPYGTCVYRSPKDQAFYIFVNNKKGKVEQYRLDSPSEGAVRATLVRAFGVGSQTEGCVADDDLGAFYLSEESVGIWKFSAEPDGGTEGVLIAKVGEHGLTADVEGLTIYRGARDAGYLIASSQGSGDFKVFERAGANRFVATIDLGLADVDGLDVVAVPTSARFSRGLFVCQGGKTTGANQNFKYVAWDEIAGDRLLIDASRSVRGR; encoded by the coding sequence ATGATGACGCCGATGCGTAAATCCGCCCTGACCCTCGCCGCCGCGTTCGCCGTATTCTCGCCGATCCAAGGGTTCGCCGAGGACGTGCTCGCCCCTCGGATCGTGATCGAGACCGAGACCGTCCCGCACGCCGGCGACGCGGCCGACGACCCGGCCGTCTGGGTCCACCCCGACGACCCGGCGCAGAGCCTCGTTCTCGGGACCGACAAGAAGGGGGGCGTGATCGCCTTCGACCTCGCCGGCAAGCGGATTCAGGAGGTCTCGCCGGACCTCCGGCCCAACAACATCGACGTGATCTACGGCTTCCCGATGCACGGCGGCGCGGTCGACCTGGCCGTCGCGGGGACCCGTGCCGAGGGCAAGCAAGGGGTCGCGATCTGGCGGATCGACGCCGCCAACCGCCGGCTCGCCGAGATCGCCCCGGGGCCGGCGTTCACTGTGTTCGGCGGGACCGAGCCGTACGGCACCTGCGTCTACCGCAGCCCCAAGGATCAGGCCTTCTACATCTTCGTGAACAACAAGAAGGGGAAGGTCGAGCAGTACCGCCTCGACTCGCCTTCCGAGGGCGCGGTGCGGGCGACGTTGGTCCGCGCGTTCGGCGTCGGATCGCAGACCGAGGGGTGCGTCGCCGACGACGACCTGGGGGCCTTCTACCTCTCGGAAGAGTCGGTCGGGATCTGGAAATTCTCGGCCGAGCCCGACGGCGGGACTGAAGGGGTTTTGATCGCCAAGGTCGGCGAGCACGGGCTGACGGCCGACGTCGAGGGCCTGACGATCTATCGCGGCGCCCGCGACGCCGGCTATTTGATCGCCTCCAGCCAGGGAAGCGGCGACTTCAAGGTGTTCGAGCGGGCCGGGGCGAACCGGTTCGTCGCGACGATCGACCTGGGCCTGGCCGACGTCGACGGCCTCGACGTCGTCGCCGTCCCCACCTCCGCGCGGTTCTCCCGTGGCCTGTTCGTCTGCCAGGGAGGCAAGACCACCGGCGCCAACCAGAACTTCAAATACGTCGCCTGGGACGAGATCGCCGGCGACCGCCTGCTCATCGACGCGTCCCGATCCGTCCGCGGCCGGTGA
- a CDS encoding DUF1559 domain-containing protein, producing MNSHRRLDRAFTLIELLVVIAIIAVLIALLLPAVQSAREAARRIHCTNNLKQLGLAVANYESGNNALPPQQTMKQVGTKQPTSYTSWGVSARLAPFMEAGPLYNSMNFTLKYSDPTNTTVSYTTIGFLLCPSEPNQQPNANPAKGESFGVSNYGWNVGDWYVFGGASGPANRNAFAVNVSRSYAAFTDGLSNSVLSAEVNTYQPLFKSCFGNGSGGTFPMLSDPNNVPSPADSFAVVKAAATSGSCKADTGHTKWSIGSACYDGFTTALPPNAKVIVDGTQQSYDLATLDENNGGPTFAAITSRSHHPGGVNALFADGSVHFIKDSIDGMNWRALGSIRGGEIVSSDQY from the coding sequence ATGAACTCGCATCGTCGTCTCGACCGGGCGTTCACGTTGATCGAGTTGCTGGTGGTGATCGCGATCATCGCGGTGTTGATCGCGCTTCTGCTGCCGGCGGTGCAGTCAGCCCGCGAGGCCGCTCGTCGCATTCATTGCACGAACAACCTCAAGCAGCTCGGCCTGGCGGTGGCCAACTACGAGAGCGGCAACAACGCCCTGCCGCCGCAGCAGACGATGAAGCAGGTCGGGACCAAGCAGCCGACGTCGTATACGTCGTGGGGCGTCAGCGCCCGGCTCGCGCCGTTCATGGAGGCCGGGCCGCTGTACAACTCGATGAACTTCACGCTCAAGTACAGCGACCCGACGAACACGACGGTCAGCTACACGACGATCGGCTTCCTGCTCTGCCCGAGCGAGCCGAATCAGCAGCCGAACGCCAACCCGGCCAAGGGCGAGTCGTTCGGGGTGTCGAACTACGGCTGGAACGTGGGCGACTGGTACGTCTTCGGCGGCGCGTCGGGCCCCGCCAACCGCAACGCCTTCGCCGTCAACGTCAGCCGGTCGTACGCGGCGTTCACCGACGGCCTCAGCAACTCGGTCCTCAGCGCCGAGGTCAATACGTATCAGCCGCTGTTCAAGTCGTGCTTCGGCAACGGGTCGGGCGGAACCTTCCCGATGCTGAGCGACCCCAACAACGTGCCGTCGCCCGCCGACTCGTTCGCCGTCGTGAAAGCGGCCGCGACGTCAGGCTCGTGCAAGGCCGACACCGGCCACACCAAGTGGTCGATCGGCTCGGCTTGCTACGACGGCTTCACCACGGCCCTGCCTCCCAACGCCAAGGTGATCGTCGACGGCACGCAGCAGAGCTACGACCTGGCCACGCTCGACGAGAACAACGGCGGCCCGACCTTCGCCGCCATCACCTCGCGAAGCCACCACCCCGGCGGCGTCAACGCCCTGTTCGCCGACGGCAGCGTCCACTTCATCAAGGACTCGATCGACGGCATGAACTGGCGGGCGCTCGGATCGATCCGCGGCGGCGAAATCGTCTCCTCCGACCAGTACTAA
- a CDS encoding DUF1501 domain-containing protein, which translates to MNQNPLHMPAVSRRDFLSRFGGGIGSVALAQLLSRDASAGAGAPGVLGAPHHPARVKRVIQLFMNGGASPMDTFDYKPELNRLHGQLIGPKEKPEGFTAPAGAVMKSPFAFRRHGERGQWVSSVFPHQAKWVDDMAFLMAMASKTNVHGPASYMMNTGFLLPGFPCMGAWISYGLGDLTDNLPTFVVLPDPKGLPYNQKGNFSAGFLPARHQGTVINAASARPVPDLFPDAGCKFAGGDAQRDSLALLERFNRKHADDRPDDSRLEARIASYELAAKMQLSAPEVFDVSRESAVVRRAYGLDQDHTADFGRRCLLARRLIERGTRIVQVWSGPQGAEGNWDNHGNIQTELPPIAASVDQPIAALLGDLKARGLLDDTLVVWTTEFGRTPFAQGSLGRDHNGGSFVTWLVGAGVKAGASHGRSDDLGYHAVEGKTYCYDLHATILHLMGVDHKRLTFRTAGVDRRLTDVHGEVVHEILA; encoded by the coding sequence ATGAATCAAAACCCGTTGCACATGCCGGCCGTCTCGCGTCGCGACTTCCTCTCACGGTTCGGCGGCGGCATCGGCTCGGTGGCCCTGGCGCAGCTTCTATCGCGCGACGCCTCGGCCGGCGCGGGTGCTCCAGGGGTGCTCGGGGCGCCGCATCATCCGGCCAGGGTGAAGCGGGTGATTCAGTTGTTCATGAACGGCGGCGCGAGCCCGATGGACACGTTCGATTACAAGCCCGAACTGAACCGGCTGCACGGCCAGTTGATCGGCCCCAAGGAGAAGCCCGAGGGCTTCACCGCGCCGGCCGGCGCGGTCATGAAAAGCCCGTTCGCGTTCCGCCGTCATGGCGAGCGAGGGCAGTGGGTCAGCAGCGTGTTTCCGCATCAGGCGAAGTGGGTCGACGACATGGCCTTTTTGATGGCCATGGCCTCCAAGACGAACGTCCACGGGCCGGCCAGCTACATGATGAACACGGGCTTTCTGCTGCCCGGCTTCCCGTGCATGGGCGCCTGGATCTCGTACGGGCTGGGCGACCTGACCGACAACCTACCGACGTTCGTCGTCCTGCCCGATCCCAAGGGGCTGCCGTACAACCAGAAGGGGAACTTCAGCGCGGGGTTCCTGCCGGCGCGGCACCAGGGGACGGTGATCAACGCGGCCTCGGCCCGGCCCGTGCCCGATTTGTTCCCCGACGCCGGTTGCAAATTCGCCGGGGGCGACGCCCAGCGCGACAGCCTGGCGTTGCTCGAACGGTTCAACCGCAAGCACGCGGACGACCGGCCCGACGATTCACGGCTTGAGGCCCGGATCGCGTCGTACGAGCTGGCCGCCAAGATGCAGTTGAGCGCCCCGGAGGTCTTCGACGTCTCGCGCGAGAGCGCGGTCGTCCGCCGAGCGTACGGGCTCGACCAGGACCACACGGCCGACTTCGGCCGCCGCTGCCTGCTGGCGCGCCGGCTGATCGAGCGCGGGACGCGGATCGTCCAGGTCTGGAGCGGGCCGCAGGGGGCCGAGGGGAATTGGGACAACCACGGCAACATCCAGACCGAGCTGCCGCCGATCGCCGCGAGCGTCGACCAGCCGATCGCCGCCTTGCTCGGCGACCTCAAGGCCCGCGGCCTGCTCGACGACACGCTCGTCGTCTGGACCACCGAGTTCGGCCGCACGCCGTTCGCGCAGGGCTCGCTCGGCCGCGACCACAACGGCGGCTCGTTCGTCACCTGGCTCGTCGGCGCGGGGGTGAAGGCGGGCGCGTCGCACGGCCGCAGCGACGACCTCGGCTATCACGCGGTCGAGGGCAAGACCTACTGCTACGACCTCCACGCCACGATCCTCCACTTGATGGGCGTCGACCACAAACGCCTCACCTTCCGCACCGCCGGCGTCGATCGCCGCCTCACCGACGTCCACGGCGAGGTCGTCCACGAAATCCTGGCCTGA
- a CDS encoding PSD1 and planctomycete cytochrome C domain-containing protein, protein MPHAPAPTRPAWVLAMLGGLLASANAADEPASTAFFETKIRPVLVEHCAKCHGAAIAAPKGGLRVDTRDDVRRGGDSGPGVVPGKPDESLLLQAIERTGDVAPMPPKTKLPAAVVADFRAWIAHGAIDPRTPDAAKPAPATADADWWSLRPLTRPEIPNAGRDAGRNPIDAFLRVRLDAKGLKPVAEADRRTLIRRVTHDLTGLPPTPDEVAAFVADADPTAYERLVDRLLASPRYGERWARHWLDVIHFADTHGLEHDQLRPNAWRYRDYVIASFNRDVPWDRFIREQIAADALYPDQPSLTAALGFLGAGPYDRSAAGTAPKNFEYLDRDDLVTQTMSAFVSTTVNCARCHAHKFDPIPQEDYFALQAVFAGVGKGDVAYDADLETGRRRRLLKTFLAASWAGRAISAPAAFVLGAVGTAAFTRLPVPLQVYAASSSAENERGIVAITTPRVIRVLRRGDLDAPGPEAAPGALSAVSSLKGRFDQVARDDEAGRRVALAEWLADDRNPLTWRSIANRVWQYHFGRGLSDAPGDFGRMGDPPSHPELLDWLAVELRDGGSMKRLHRLICTSAAYRRASVHRDDAEAVDPGDRLVWRMSRRRLEAEEFRDAVLAVSGRLDHQPGGPGSAQFKTLPGIQVTPKLDYETFDWDAPGATRRSIYRIVWRGMPDPLFDALDFPDATLMTPVRGFSASPLQALALLNNPFVLRFSAHFAARVEAVGKSTDDHVRAAFRLALLREPSTDELAAFGKLADAHSLAAVCRLLFNSNEFLFVD, encoded by the coding sequence ATGCCACACGCCCCCGCCCCCACTCGTCCGGCTTGGGTGCTCGCGATGCTGGGCGGCCTGCTCGCCTCGGCGAACGCGGCCGACGAACCCGCGTCGACCGCGTTCTTTGAGACCAAGATCCGGCCGGTGCTGGTCGAGCATTGCGCCAAGTGCCATGGCGCGGCCATCGCGGCGCCGAAGGGGGGGCTGCGGGTCGACACCCGCGACGACGTCCGACGCGGCGGCGATTCGGGGCCGGGCGTCGTCCCCGGCAAGCCCGACGAGAGCCTGCTGCTTCAGGCGATCGAACGAACCGGCGACGTCGCGCCGATGCCTCCCAAAACCAAGCTGCCGGCCGCCGTCGTCGCCGACTTCCGCGCCTGGATCGCCCACGGCGCGATCGACCCTCGCACGCCCGACGCCGCCAAGCCCGCGCCGGCCACGGCCGACGCCGACTGGTGGTCGCTCCGCCCCTTGACCCGTCCGGAAATCCCGAACGCGGGCCGCGACGCGGGCCGGAATCCAATCGACGCATTCTTGCGTGTACGCCTCGACGCCAAGGGGCTGAAGCCCGTCGCCGAGGCCGACCGCCGGACCTTGATCCGCCGCGTCACACACGACCTGACCGGCCTGCCGCCGACGCCCGACGAGGTCGCCGCGTTCGTCGCCGACGCCGATCCGACGGCTTACGAGCGGCTCGTCGATCGGCTGCTGGCCTCGCCCCGATACGGCGAACGGTGGGCGCGGCACTGGCTCGACGTGATCCATTTCGCCGACACCCACGGCCTTGAGCATGACCAGCTTCGGCCCAACGCATGGCGGTATCGCGATTACGTGATCGCCAGCTTCAACCGCGACGTCCCCTGGGACCGGTTCATCCGCGAGCAGATCGCCGCCGACGCGCTTTATCCCGATCAACCGAGCCTGACGGCCGCGCTCGGCTTCCTCGGCGCCGGTCCTTACGACCGCAGCGCGGCGGGGACCGCGCCCAAGAATTTCGAGTACCTCGACCGCGACGACCTGGTGACGCAGACGATGTCGGCCTTCGTCAGCACGACGGTCAACTGCGCCCGCTGCCACGCCCACAAGTTCGACCCGATCCCGCAGGAAGACTACTTCGCGCTCCAGGCGGTTTTCGCGGGCGTCGGCAAGGGGGACGTGGCGTACGACGCCGATCTCGAAACGGGCCGTCGCCGACGACTCTTGAAGACGTTCCTCGCCGCGTCCTGGGCCGGTCGAGCGATCTCGGCGCCGGCCGCGTTCGTCTTGGGGGCGGTCGGGACGGCCGCGTTCACACGGCTGCCGGTGCCGTTGCAGGTTTACGCGGCGTCCAGCTCGGCCGAGAACGAGCGCGGGATCGTCGCCATCACGACCCCGCGCGTGATCCGCGTGCTCCGTCGCGGCGACCTCGACGCGCCCGGGCCCGAAGCCGCGCCCGGGGCGCTTTCGGCCGTGTCGTCGCTCAAGGGTCGGTTCGACCAGGTCGCGCGAGACGACGAGGCGGGCCGACGCGTCGCGCTGGCCGAATGGCTGGCCGACGATCGCAATCCGCTGACCTGGCGGAGCATCGCGAACCGGGTCTGGCAGTATCATTTCGGCCGCGGCCTGAGCGACGCGCCCGGCGATTTCGGCCGGATGGGCGACCCGCCGTCGCATCCGGAATTGCTCGACTGGCTGGCGGTCGAGCTGCGCGACGGCGGCTCGATGAAGCGGCTGCACCGGCTGATCTGCACGAGCGCGGCCTACCGGCGGGCGTCGGTCCATCGCGACGACGCCGAGGCCGTCGACCCCGGCGACCGGCTGGTCTGGCGGATGAGCCGCCGCCGGCTTGAAGCCGAGGAGTTCCGCGACGCCGTGCTCGCCGTCAGCGGCCGGCTCGACCACCAGCCCGGCGGCCCCGGCTCGGCCCAGTTCAAGACGCTCCCCGGCATCCAGGTCACGCCCAAACTCGACTACGAGACGTTCGACTGGGACGCCCCCGGCGCGACCCGGCGGTCGATCTACCGGATCGTCTGGCGCGGCATGCCCGACCCGCTGTTCGACGCCCTCGACTTTCCAGACGCCACGCTGATGACGCCGGTCCGCGGCTTCTCAGCCTCGCCGCTCCAGGCCCTCGCGCTGCTCAACAACCCGTTCGTGCTCCGGTTCAGCGCGCATTTCGCCGCGCGAGTCGAAGCCGTCGGCAAGTCGACCGACGACCATGTCCGCGCCGCGTTCCGACTGGCCCTATTGCGCGAGCCCTCGACCGACGAGCTGGCCGCGTTCGGCAAGCTCGCCGACGCGCACTCGCTCGCCGCCGTCTGCCGCCTGCTGTTCAATAGCAACGAATTCTTGTTCGTGGACTGA
- a CDS encoding acyl-CoA thioesterase produces the protein MSSSKIFEHAFRVRTEDIDGQGHVNNVVYVRYAQDVAVAHWKTAVPQSFRETLSWVTRRHEIDYLRPAFLNDDLIARTWIESVSGASMERRIDIVRPADDTLLTRVKTVWVAVDPQTHRPKRIDDRLKALFLADAPP, from the coding sequence ATGAGTTCGTCCAAAATTTTCGAGCACGCCTTCCGGGTCCGGACCGAGGACATCGACGGTCAAGGCCACGTTAACAATGTGGTCTATGTGAGATACGCCCAGGACGTCGCCGTGGCGCACTGGAAGACCGCCGTCCCGCAATCGTTCCGAGAAACCCTGTCGTGGGTGACGCGGCGGCACGAGATCGACTACCTGCGGCCGGCGTTCCTCAACGACGACCTGATCGCCCGTACCTGGATCGAGTCGGTCTCGGGCGCGAGCATGGAGCGGCGGATCGACATCGTCCGGCCCGCCGACGACACCCTGCTGACCCGCGTGAAGACCGTCTGGGTGGCCGTCGATCCTCAGACCCATCGACCCAAGCGGATCGACGACCGGCTCAAGGCGCTGTTCCTGGCCGACGCCCCCCCTTGA
- the msrA gene encoding peptide-methionine (S)-S-oxide reductase MsrA, with product MATATFGAGCFWGVEEAFRKMPGVVETAVGYMGGAVEHPTYKQVCTDQTGHAEVVQVQFDPAQVSFPQLLELFWKIHNPTTLNRQGPDFGSQYRSAVFYHDDAQRDEASALKRRLDESGAFPRPIVTEITPAATFWRAEEYHQQYVQKNGGGSCHI from the coding sequence ATGGCAACGGCGACGTTTGGGGCGGGGTGTTTCTGGGGCGTCGAGGAAGCGTTCCGCAAGATGCCCGGGGTCGTCGAAACGGCGGTCGGCTACATGGGGGGGGCGGTCGAGCATCCGACGTACAAGCAGGTTTGCACCGACCAGACCGGGCACGCCGAGGTCGTCCAGGTTCAGTTCGACCCCGCGCAAGTGAGCTTCCCGCAACTGCTTGAGCTGTTCTGGAAGATCCACAACCCCACCACGCTCAACCGCCAGGGGCCCGACTTCGGCAGTCAGTACCGCTCGGCCGTCTTCTATCACGACGACGCCCAGCGCGACGAGGCGTCGGCGCTCAAGCGACGGCTCGATGAGTCCGGCGCGTTCCCCCGGCCGATCGTCACCGAGATCACCCCCGCGGCGACCTTCTGGCGAGCCGAGGAGTATCACCAGCAGTACGTTCAGAAGAACGGCGGCGGAAGCTGCCATATCTGA